From a single Aggregatilinea lenta genomic region:
- a CDS encoding extracellular solute-binding protein, whose protein sequence is MKRLVFLSLVAMLVMAALLPAAGAATAQDEPIEINAWVAFSDYRLDWATEVAAAFNAEYPQYNVVVTGGYTYEELFAQVTVAAEQDELPAIVQFFEAGTQDARDSGLFKSIQTALGDRTEVNGIPTNFDDIVGPVRAYYSLDGEFTSMPWNASSALMFNNMTILNAAGIEEPPQTWADVDAACEAVMAMDSAPEYCFTFPNHGWFFEQWLAQQDGLFVNNDNGRSARATEVAFNSDAGVAVLNWLNDMYDKGYLYYSGAQGGDSWGTVDQAYQTQQVAMAAYSSSDTTLYTNLGIENGFETVASYLPYNQETGWTGNLIGGATLWLTDGLEPEVEDGALSFMLYMANTENAASWHKLTGYIAIRESANDLLEAEGWFEENPNQTVAADELSNTEITPATSGALVGGFPAIRNVVTAAIDRVLLTDDDPATVLDEAAAEANTIIEEYNLLNAPE, encoded by the coding sequence ATGAAGCGATTAGTGTTCTTGTCCCTCGTGGCGATGCTCGTGATGGCAGCTCTGCTGCCTGCCGCGGGTGCTGCGACTGCTCAGGACGAACCCATCGAAATTAACGCGTGGGTCGCGTTCTCCGACTACCGGCTGGATTGGGCAACCGAGGTTGCCGCAGCCTTCAACGCCGAGTACCCACAGTACAACGTGGTCGTCACCGGCGGCTACACCTATGAAGAATTGTTCGCCCAGGTCACCGTCGCCGCCGAGCAGGACGAGCTGCCCGCAATCGTCCAGTTCTTCGAGGCCGGGACGCAGGACGCGCGTGACAGCGGCTTGTTCAAGTCCATTCAGACTGCCCTCGGCGACCGTACCGAGGTCAATGGCATTCCGACCAACTTTGACGACATCGTTGGCCCCGTGCGCGCCTACTATTCGCTTGACGGTGAATTCACCTCGATGCCCTGGAACGCCTCGTCGGCGCTCATGTTCAACAACATGACCATCCTCAACGCCGCCGGCATCGAAGAGCCGCCCCAGACCTGGGCCGATGTGGACGCTGCCTGCGAAGCCGTCATGGCGATGGACAGCGCGCCCGAATACTGCTTCACCTTCCCCAATCACGGATGGTTCTTCGAGCAGTGGCTGGCGCAGCAGGACGGGCTGTTCGTGAACAACGACAATGGCCGTTCCGCCCGCGCAACCGAAGTCGCCTTCAACAGCGACGCCGGTGTGGCAGTCCTCAACTGGCTGAACGACATGTACGACAAGGGCTACCTGTACTACAGCGGCGCGCAGGGCGGCGACTCGTGGGGCACGGTGGACCAGGCCTACCAGACGCAGCAGGTTGCGATGGCCGCGTACAGCAGCTCCGACACCACGCTATACACCAACCTGGGCATCGAAAACGGCTTCGAGACAGTCGCGTCGTACCTGCCCTACAATCAGGAAACCGGCTGGACCGGCAACCTGATCGGTGGCGCGACGCTGTGGCTGACCGATGGCCTCGAACCTGAGGTGGAAGACGGCGCGCTGTCCTTCATGCTTTACATGGCCAACACCGAAAACGCGGCGTCCTGGCACAAGCTGACCGGCTACATCGCCATCCGCGAGAGCGCCAACGATCTGTTGGAAGCCGAAGGTTGGTTCGAGGAAAACCCGAACCAGACCGTCGCCGCCGACGAGCTGTCGAACACCGAGATCACCCCGGCGACCAGCGGCGCGCTGGTGGGCGGCTTCCCGGCCATCCGTAATGTCGTGACCGCCGCGATCGACCGCGTGCTGCTCACCGACGACGATCCGGCGACCGTGCTCGACGAAGCGGCGGCGGAAGCCAACACGATCATCGAAGAGTACAACCTGCTGAACGCGCCGGAATAG
- a CDS encoding carbohydrate ABC transporter permease has product MMVVSPVLLSLAAAVIGGAVLGLMFQRLRGSMLLGTALGAVAGAAGSLLFMLPLDYCTFEAERETIDRIFGYGLIGVGMAVVIAPIAWISARVLRGHSLISATSQPTQGTFKHGWMAFPLLAPTLIVLLGFLYYPSLETLRLSTRLARMGARREVFICVDNFTRLVNDASYWDIIGRTMYISILIVVISMALSLLIATMAYLPVKWASFYRVMLVWPYAISPAVAGIIFLLMFNPSGGIINHFLGDWFGIKPGWLNDPSVAPWTVILASVWKSMGFNILFYIAGLQNVPKDLLEAGSIDGAGVLRRFWHIVWPLLSPTTFFLIITNMTYAFFETFATIDYLTPGGGPLQSTTTMMYRVIQLGVDNNDLGKAAAQSIVLFLMVIGMTLVTFRTNGTKVTYGV; this is encoded by the coding sequence ATGATGGTTGTCTCACCGGTGCTCCTGAGTCTGGCCGCTGCCGTCATCGGTGGCGCCGTGCTGGGGCTGATGTTCCAGCGTCTTCGAGGATCGATGCTGCTGGGCACCGCCCTCGGTGCCGTCGCCGGGGCGGCTGGCTCGCTGCTGTTCATGCTTCCGCTCGACTACTGCACATTTGAGGCCGAGCGCGAAACCATCGACCGGATCTTCGGCTACGGCCTGATCGGGGTCGGCATGGCCGTCGTCATCGCGCCCATCGCGTGGATCAGCGCGCGGGTGCTGCGCGGCCACAGCCTGATTTCGGCCACCTCGCAGCCGACGCAGGGCACATTCAAGCATGGCTGGATGGCCTTTCCGCTGCTGGCCCCCACCCTGATCGTCCTGCTGGGTTTTCTATACTACCCGTCGCTGGAGACGCTGCGCCTCTCGACCCGTCTGGCGCGCATGGGCGCGCGGCGTGAAGTGTTCATCTGCGTGGATAACTTCACCCGGCTGGTCAACGACGCGTCCTACTGGGACATCATCGGGCGCACGATGTACATCTCGATCCTGATCGTCGTGATCAGCATGGCGCTCTCGCTGCTGATCGCCACGATGGCGTACCTGCCGGTCAAATGGGCCTCGTTCTACCGCGTGATGCTGGTCTGGCCCTACGCGATCTCTCCGGCGGTGGCAGGCATTATCTTCTTGCTGATGTTCAACCCCAGCGGCGGCATTATCAACCACTTCCTGGGCGACTGGTTTGGCATCAAACCCGGCTGGCTCAACGATCCCAGCGTCGCGCCCTGGACGGTCATCCTCGCCAGCGTGTGGAAGTCGATGGGCTTCAACATCCTGTTCTACATTGCCGGGCTACAAAACGTGCCCAAAGACCTGCTCGAAGCCGGTTCCATCGACGGCGCGGGCGTGTTGAGACGCTTCTGGCATATTGTGTGGCCGCTGCTATCGCCCACGACCTTTTTCCTGATCATCACCAATATGACGTACGCGTTCTTCGAAACCTTCGCCACCATCGACTACCTGACGCCCGGTGGCGGCCCGCTGCAATCCACGACCACCATGATGTACCGGGTGATCCAGCTCGGCGTGGACAACAACGACCTGGGCAAAGCGGCGGCGCAGTCCATCGTGCTGTTCCTGATGGTGATCGGCATGACGCTCGTCACCTTCCGCACCAACGGCACCAAAGTCACTTACGGAGTGTAG
- a CDS encoding carbohydrate ABC transporter permease gives MASISQDTPQVRTRTLSARLRSRLPQRWYAHIILWISCIILGIPVFYAIIVATQSNGEVFRYQFTLGSAFSDNWHMAFAQRHLHDYMVNSLIMTAVITIGKTITALLAGLAFVYFRFPGKWLIFGFVLITLMMPTEVLIIALFRLINNLNWDNTYLALTVPFLASATGAFLFRQHFASLPPELSEAAQLDGANPLQFLIRVLVPMSWNTIGAMVVVQCIYAWNMYTWPNMIISDQRLDVVQVGIGTLRAGDSAIQYGPLMLGAVIASLPPVIVFILLQKQFMSGFSLTVDK, from the coding sequence GTGGCAAGCATCTCTCAAGATACCCCTCAGGTTCGCACGCGCACGCTGTCCGCCCGGCTCCGCAGCCGCCTGCCTCAGCGCTGGTACGCGCATATCATCCTGTGGATTTCCTGCATCATCCTGGGCATCCCGGTGTTCTACGCGATCATCGTCGCCACGCAGAGCAACGGCGAGGTCTTCCGCTACCAGTTCACGCTCGGCAGCGCGTTCTCCGACAATTGGCACATGGCCTTCGCGCAGCGCCACCTGCACGACTACATGGTCAACAGCCTGATCATGACGGCGGTGATTACCATCGGCAAAACCATCACCGCGCTGCTGGCCGGGCTGGCGTTCGTGTACTTCCGGTTCCCCGGCAAGTGGTTGATCTTCGGCTTTGTGCTGATCACGCTGATGATGCCGACCGAGGTGTTGATCATCGCGCTGTTCCGGCTGATCAATAATCTCAATTGGGACAATACGTATCTGGCGCTGACCGTGCCGTTCCTCGCCAGCGCGACGGGCGCGTTTTTGTTCCGGCAGCACTTCGCCAGCCTGCCACCGGAGTTATCCGAGGCGGCCCAGTTGGACGGCGCGAATCCGCTCCAGTTTCTGATTCGCGTGCTGGTCCCGATGAGCTGGAACACGATCGGCGCAATGGTGGTGGTGCAGTGCATCTACGCCTGGAACATGTACACGTGGCCGAACATGATCATCTCCGACCAGCGGCTGGACGTAGTACAGGTCGGCATCGGGACGCTGCGCGCCGGGGACAGCGCGATCCAGTACGGTCCGCTGATGCTGGGCGCGGTGATCGCCAGCCTGCCGCCGGTGATCGTGTTCATCCTGCTGCAGAAGCAGTTCATGAGCGGCTTCTCGCTGACAGTGGACAAGTAG
- a CDS encoding class I SAM-dependent methyltransferase produces MKQNKYDDPAFFDKYSQMPRSVHGLAGAGEWKTLEKMLPDFNGKRVLDLGCGYGWHCQYALAHGAAAVVGVDISTKMLDVAREKTPEKIAYICAPIEDAEFPPDAFEVVISSLAFHYVEDFVGVARKVFSWLTGGGAFVFSVEHPVFTAQGTQDWVRDTDGNILHFPVDHYFFEGARETNFLGEKVTKYHRTLTTYVNTLLQTGFDITGVVEPQPPKAMLEIYEGMKDDLRRPMMLILSAHKRA; encoded by the coding sequence ATGAAACAGAACAAGTACGACGACCCGGCGTTTTTCGACAAATACAGCCAGATGCCCCGCTCCGTTCACGGACTTGCAGGGGCTGGAGAGTGGAAAACGCTCGAAAAGATGCTGCCGGATTTCAACGGCAAGCGCGTGCTGGATTTGGGGTGTGGCTACGGCTGGCACTGCCAATACGCGCTGGCCCACGGGGCTGCCGCCGTCGTTGGCGTCGACATTTCGACGAAGATGCTGGACGTTGCGCGCGAAAAGACGCCAGAGAAGATCGCGTATATCTGCGCGCCCATCGAGGACGCGGAATTTCCCCCGGACGCTTTTGAAGTGGTGATCAGCTCGCTCGCATTTCACTATGTGGAAGATTTTGTGGGGGTTGCCAGGAAGGTCTTTAGCTGGCTGACGGGCGGCGGCGCATTCGTGTTCTCAGTGGAACACCCGGTCTTCACCGCCCAGGGGACACAGGACTGGGTCCGGGATACTGACGGAAACATCCTGCACTTTCCTGTTGACCATTACTTCTTCGAGGGCGCGCGGGAAACCAACTTCCTCGGAGAAAAAGTGACCAAGTACCACAGGACGCTTACCACATACGTCAACACCCTGCTTCAAACCGGATTTGACATCACGGGTGTTGTGGAGCCTCAGCCGCCCAAAGCTATGCTGGAGATCTATGAGGGTATGAAAGACGACCTTCGCCGCCCCATGATGCTGATTCTATCTGCCCACAAGCGCGCATAA
- a CDS encoding non-canonical purine NTP pyrophosphatase, with amino-acid sequence MNRRLLYATSNPGKIMEIRALMERFDLDLLAPQDVGLDLDVLEDGTTLEENARLKARGYLDALAAQGRTDLVVMADDTGLEIDALGGEPGIHVRRWAGYLMTDQEIIDLCLAKLARVPLDRRGAQFRTVIAIGLPDEPLALFDGTLRGVIQEQPDALRIEGFPFEALFFVPEWGVLLGRIHQLPAEQKAAFVTHREHAVRRALPAIRALLAG; translated from the coding sequence ATGAACCGCCGTCTGCTGTACGCCACCTCGAACCCCGGCAAGATCATGGAAATCCGCGCGCTGATGGAGCGCTTCGACCTGGACCTGCTCGCCCCGCAGGACGTCGGGCTGGACCTCGACGTGCTCGAAGACGGCACCACGCTCGAAGAGAACGCACGGCTCAAGGCCCGAGGATACCTCGACGCGCTGGCGGCGCAGGGTCGCACCGACCTCGTCGTGATGGCCGACGACACCGGTCTGGAAATCGACGCGTTGGGCGGCGAGCCGGGCATCCACGTGCGGCGATGGGCAGGTTATCTGATGACCGATCAGGAGATCATCGATTTATGCCTGGCGAAGCTAGCGCGCGTGCCGCTGGACCGGCGCGGCGCGCAGTTCCGCACGGTGATCGCGATCGGCCTGCCGGACGAGCCGCTGGCGCTGTTCGACGGCACGCTGCGCGGCGTGATCCAGGAGCAGCCCGACGCACTGCGCATCGAGGGTTTCCCGTTCGAGGCGCTCTTTTTTGTGCCGGAGTGGGGGGTTCTGCTGGGGAGGATTCACCAACTGCCCGCCGAGCAGAAGGCCGCGTTCGTCACGCATCGCGAGCACGCTGTGCGCCGCGCCCTGCCCGCCATTCGCGCGCTACTGGCGGGGTAG
- a CDS encoding sensor histidine kinase gives MSVSGDMLLPATIVVAYAVLLILLAARDRAAIGIGARRWLVPALFVAGVGTALHLIPHDTHLNVPYDMLFPGDLTPPAAAVLLVDLMLVLYGCQTLRYLHYRSVMVWLLAGSIWWAAQAVMLSSNPALAVGEAGWLDVLLDPITSTGALLAGGWIAGVLWMLGAALIAFYRAHLPEVANRALFWAITVPMVWIGAVMGTSGESIFAKFGWMIQFAGLLGAAYSVMARRVISIRHTLRWTVALLMMIVTTTLFFFGLVMIGVQLEQDDSARPTFIAVLAIALAIFFLALQAFQQFITRVWSTSGEGLPPLLRRYSEEIAGIVDLDALLNVTVRTVSYVLRARRGGVILVSGEDAEGLMLETPAQNAGDLPAATAKLKFDSPIVRTLLDRRAPLLQYDLDFDRIYSTADSAERAFFQTLRMSVYAPVFVQGHLVGLVCCGAKTSDEAFSRRDLEVLMTIANQVGFALRNARLVDDLRRREAEQAQLNRALSTTTDQLEKLDGVKTDFITVASHELRTPLAQIRGYTDILEAMNEDGSLDEDQVLGMTGSLRKAADRLENLISAMLDVSQIDVNAMDLAFNEITVESIMRMAIEPLTESIRHRKLMLSARGLRHLPPIQADHQRLVQAFRNVVLNAIKYTPDGGRIDITGRLESDEIIVQVKDSGIGIDTSDQELIFKKFFRVQDPKLHSTGATKFMGGGPGLGLTIARGVIEGHGGRIWVESAGCDADTLPGSTFFIALPLHPPTGTRRVLPFEVAGQSGQLVVSSPPAHTFDDTLVGSHTPPQPLPAVRPASHEGRIP, from the coding sequence ATGTCTGTCTCAGGTGACATGCTGCTGCCCGCCACGATTGTCGTGGCCTATGCCGTGCTGCTCATCCTGCTGGCGGCCCGCGACCGGGCGGCTATCGGGATCGGCGCGCGGCGTTGGCTGGTTCCCGCGCTGTTCGTCGCGGGGGTCGGCACGGCGCTGCATCTGATCCCCCACGACACGCACCTGAACGTCCCCTACGACATGCTGTTCCCCGGCGATTTGACCCCGCCTGCCGCCGCCGTGCTGCTGGTCGATTTGATGCTGGTGCTCTACGGCTGCCAGACGCTGCGCTACTTACATTACCGCTCGGTGATGGTGTGGCTGCTGGCCGGAAGCATCTGGTGGGCAGCGCAGGCCGTGATGCTAAGCAGCAACCCGGCGCTGGCCGTCGGGGAAGCGGGCTGGCTGGACGTGCTGCTCGATCCCATCACCTCGACCGGGGCGCTGCTGGCGGGCGGCTGGATCGCCGGCGTGTTGTGGATGCTCGGCGCGGCGCTGATCGCGTTCTACCGCGCGCACTTGCCGGAAGTCGCCAACCGCGCGCTCTTCTGGGCGATCACCGTGCCGATGGTCTGGATCGGGGCGGTCATGGGGACCAGCGGCGAATCGATCTTCGCCAAATTCGGCTGGATGATCCAGTTCGCCGGGCTGCTCGGCGCCGCGTACAGCGTGATGGCCCGCCGCGTGATCAGCATCCGGCACACGCTGCGCTGGACCGTCGCGCTGCTGATGATGATCGTCACCACGACGCTGTTCTTCTTCGGTCTGGTCATGATCGGCGTGCAGTTGGAACAGGACGACAGCGCCCGCCCCACCTTTATCGCCGTGCTGGCCATCGCGCTGGCGATCTTCTTCCTGGCGCTGCAAGCCTTCCAGCAGTTCATCACGCGCGTATGGAGCACCTCCGGCGAGGGGCTGCCGCCCCTGCTGCGCCGCTACAGCGAGGAAATCGCGGGCATCGTGGACCTGGACGCGCTGCTCAACGTCACGGTGCGCACGGTCAGCTACGTGCTGCGCGCGCGGCGCGGCGGCGTGATCCTGGTCAGCGGCGAGGATGCCGAGGGTCTGATGCTGGAAACGCCCGCACAAAACGCCGGGGATCTGCCTGCCGCCACGGCCAAACTCAAGTTCGACAGCCCGATCGTGCGCACGCTGCTCGACCGCCGCGCGCCCCTGCTCCAGTACGACCTCGACTTCGACCGGATCTACAGTACCGCCGATTCCGCCGAGCGCGCCTTTTTCCAAACGCTGCGCATGAGTGTGTACGCGCCGGTCTTCGTCCAGGGGCATCTGGTCGGGCTGGTATGCTGCGGCGCGAAGACGTCCGACGAGGCGTTCTCCCGGCGCGACCTCGAAGTGCTGATGACCATCGCCAATCAGGTCGGTTTTGCGCTGCGTAACGCGCGGCTGGTAGACGATTTGCGCCGCCGCGAGGCCGAGCAGGCCCAACTCAACCGCGCGCTGTCCACCACCACCGATCAGCTCGAAAAGCTCGACGGCGTCAAGACCGACTTCATCACCGTCGCCAGTCACGAGCTGCGCACGCCCCTGGCCCAGATTCGCGGCTACACGGACATCCTCGAAGCCATGAACGAAGACGGCTCGCTGGACGAGGATCAGGTCCTGGGCATGACCGGGTCGCTGCGCAAGGCCGCCGACCGCCTCGAAAACCTGATCAGCGCCATGCTCGACGTCAGCCAGATCGACGTGAACGCGATGGACCTCGCCTTCAACGAGATCACGGTCGAATCGATCATGCGCATGGCGATCGAGCCGCTGACCGAATCGATCCGCCACCGCAAGCTGATGCTGTCCGCGCGCGGGCTGCGCCACCTGCCGCCCATCCAGGCGGACCATCAGCGGCTGGTGCAGGCCTTCCGCAACGTGGTGCTCAACGCGATCAAGTACACGCCCGACGGGGGCCGCATCGACATCACCGGGCGGCTCGAAAGCGACGAGATCATCGTCCAGGTGAAGGACTCCGGTATCGGCATCGACACCAGCGACCAGGAGTTGATCTTCAAGAAATTCTTCCGCGTGCAGGACCCCAAGCTGCACTCGACGGGCGCGACCAAGTTCATGGGCGGCGGGCCGGGCCTGGGCCTGACCATCGCGCGCGGCGTGATCGAGGGCCACGGCGGGCGGATCTGGGTCGAAAGTGCTGGCTGCGACGCCGACACGCTGCCGGGCAGCACCTTCTTCATCGCGCTGCCGCTGCATCCCCCAACCGGGACGCGGCGCGTGCTGCCGTTCGAGGTAGCAGGGCAAAGCGGCCAGCTCGTCGTGTCCAGCCCGCCCGCGCACACCTTTGACGATACGTTGGTTGGCAGCCATACGCCGCCGCAGCCGCTGCCTGCCGTGCGACCGGCGTCCCACGAAGGCCGAATCCCATGA
- a CDS encoding HAD family hydrolase, which yields MIKTLVFDWGETLMRELPDFPGKLIDAPEVFAMPGIAAALAALQPQYMLIVASNADISTPDDVRGALRRVDLDAYFTQFHTSAVLGVSKPDPAFFAAVLDAAGCAPSEAVMIGDTFGTDVLGAKRAGLHAVWYNVRGEAIPPGSPVRPDATIAALADLPAAIRALDGGS from the coding sequence ATGATTAAGACGCTCGTGTTCGACTGGGGCGAAACGCTCATGCGTGAGCTGCCCGACTTCCCCGGCAAGCTGATCGACGCGCCGGAGGTGTTCGCCATGCCGGGCATCGCGGCGGCGCTGGCCGCGCTCCAGCCGCAGTACATGCTCATCGTCGCCTCGAACGCGGACATCTCCACGCCAGACGACGTGCGCGGCGCGTTGCGGCGCGTCGATCTGGACGCCTATTTCACGCAGTTCCATACCTCGGCGGTGCTCGGCGTCAGCAAGCCCGATCCGGCCTTTTTCGCCGCCGTGCTCGACGCGGCAGGCTGCGCGCCCAGCGAGGCAGTCATGATCGGGGATACGTTCGGCACGGACGTGCTCGGCGCGAAGCGCGCGGGCCTGCACGCCGTGTGGTACAACGTGCGCGGCGAGGCCATCCCGCCCGGCAGCCCCGTCCGGCCCGACGCGACGATCGCCGCTCTGGCCGATCTGCCCGCCGCGATCCGGGCGCTGGATGGCGGCAGTTAG